In a genomic window of uncultured Flavobacterium sp.:
- a CDS encoding M1 family aminopeptidase, translating into MFSKLLQFEWHNNTGNWSFYATFLVYLILGFFVSAFANFSFSGAYKNSPYVLTYAIGLISLTTIFSTTLQVAQNFLKEYETKFDSIIFTTPISKFHYLGSKFIAAFGIAVVSFGLFIIGMIIGHLMPWLSKDEIGPFSFLNYFWPYLVLVIPNILLCLSVLTTLAWLTRSKLFIYVGGFMVYILYIAGSLFSNSPIFANASPSSAAAMSFAAKVDPFGLAAFLEQTRYFTAIQKNTNLLDLSGNFLFNRILWLSISVLLILVSYRFFSFRKTKTKKVKPIKVLKTENLSFSTEAPKNIEFRTFKHNFLVFKSYIKMDVSLILKGIPFLLIALLFSGLLAIEISDEIDGGIRLPQNIANTALMISTIMDRLPFILIIILLFYSNELINRSETSRFEMLENTTPYQQTIVLLSKIISLFTIPLIIIALSILIGCGFQIFHDNALIEFGIYLSLFYYLGFPILLISILVVFIQTVVSNKYLGLSVATIITILLSTGIGEQLGISHPLLRFGDSFKREYFDLNGFGKYTFVFDFSMLYNFGLALILLILTGILWKRNTSVLKSFRRHSFNTIKKTVFTLGILLFIGFGSYLFYKTNIEYPYITEEDQNNWSEQYELQFKKYTDLRQPTITSVKSNLDLFPSENRYVVKGTYELINNAEKPIDSLLLYIDRNSKLTSIEIPNSKKLNDVSEFNHYWFRLEKSLLRHQKMKISFSFESTWSPFKGHTSFNSIIENGSFMRISRYYPYFGYQDSNEIESKKERLKRHLPAQSPLKKLEDKSIVPYNFIDYETVVSTSQNQTAIGIGDLIGKWRKGDRNYFHYKSNGKIPFRFAFSSAEYKIQKTVYKGISIEVYYDARHSRNVPKLIKDIENTVDYCQNNFGKYPYKTIRYAEISAFVNGFAATSYPSTVFMKENFGFYSDLNHRDKEDIINQLTAHELSHEWWGNSQISPEQKEGSWILTETLAQYTELMLYEKEHGLEKALETLKIHLDLYLSSRSCDPEMPLYKTNYDTPHLPYDKGMLVIHQLRMLIGEEKVNLALRNFLNHYKFPNQTPDSEDLLKEIYLVTNPKLHYKLDEMFKQIITYSSNVVSVESRKKNGFYEVSFKVNSEKYSENATGKRKLIANDSIIDIGVYDENGKLFSYPFSIKNNSVEGKIKLKTKPQRIIVDPYLKNIDTFYKDNEKEIN; encoded by the coding sequence ATGTTTTCAAAATTATTACAATTTGAATGGCATAACAATACCGGAAACTGGAGCTTTTATGCCACATTTTTAGTTTATTTGATCTTAGGATTTTTCGTTAGCGCTTTTGCCAATTTCTCTTTTTCAGGCGCGTACAAAAACAGTCCTTATGTGCTGACTTATGCTATTGGTTTGATTTCCTTAACGACGATTTTCTCAACTACGCTTCAGGTTGCGCAGAATTTTCTAAAAGAATACGAAACTAAATTCGACTCGATCATTTTTACGACGCCTATTTCTAAGTTTCATTATTTAGGAAGTAAGTTTATTGCTGCTTTTGGAATTGCAGTTGTTTCTTTTGGCCTGTTTATAATCGGGATGATAATTGGTCATTTGATGCCTTGGTTGTCCAAAGATGAAATTGGTCCGTTTTCGTTTCTGAATTATTTTTGGCCGTATTTGGTTTTGGTTATTCCGAATATATTATTGTGTCTTTCTGTTTTGACGACTTTGGCTTGGTTAACAAGAAGCAAACTCTTTATATATGTAGGCGGTTTTATGGTTTACATTTTATATATCGCCGGTTCATTATTCTCCAACTCTCCTATTTTTGCCAATGCTTCGCCTTCGTCAGCGGCTGCAATGTCGTTTGCTGCAAAAGTAGATCCGTTTGGGTTAGCTGCTTTTCTGGAACAAACGAGATATTTTACTGCTATCCAGAAAAACACCAATCTTCTGGATTTATCCGGTAATTTTCTGTTCAATAGAATTCTTTGGTTAAGTATTTCTGTTCTATTGATTTTGGTTTCTTATCGTTTCTTCTCTTTTAGAAAAACGAAAACTAAAAAAGTAAAACCAATTAAAGTTCTAAAAACTGAAAATCTTTCTTTTTCTACAGAAGCACCCAAAAATATTGAATTCAGAACTTTTAAACACAATTTCTTAGTTTTTAAAAGTTACATCAAAATGGATGTTTCTCTTATCTTGAAAGGAATTCCGTTTCTATTAATTGCGCTTTTATTCTCAGGATTATTAGCAATTGAAATTTCAGACGAGATTGACGGCGGAATCAGATTACCGCAAAACATCGCTAATACTGCTTTGATGATTAGTACGATTATGGATCGTTTGCCTTTTATTCTGATTATCATTCTACTTTTTTATAGCAACGAATTGATAAACCGAAGCGAAACTTCTAGATTTGAAATGTTAGAAAACACAACGCCTTATCAACAAACGATCGTTTTACTCTCAAAAATCATTTCGCTTTTTACGATTCCACTTATTATAATTGCTTTAAGTATTTTAATTGGTTGTGGTTTTCAAATCTTTCATGACAATGCTCTAATAGAATTTGGGATTTATCTTTCGTTATTTTATTATTTAGGTTTCCCTATTTTATTGATTTCGATTTTAGTTGTTTTTATTCAAACGGTTGTTTCTAATAAATATCTTGGACTTTCTGTCGCAACGATTATTACGATCTTACTAAGTACCGGAATTGGAGAACAATTAGGAATTTCTCATCCTTTATTGAGATTTGGTGATTCTTTTAAAAGAGAATATTTTGATTTGAATGGTTTCGGAAAATATACTTTTGTATTTGATTTTTCGATGTTGTACAATTTCGGACTGGCTTTAATTCTATTAATTTTGACAGGAATTTTATGGAAACGAAACACTTCTGTCTTAAAATCATTCCGAAGACATTCGTTTAATACTATCAAAAAAACGGTTTTCACTTTGGGAATTCTACTGTTTATTGGCTTTGGAAGTTATCTTTTTTATAAAACCAATATTGAATATCCCTATATTACTGAAGAAGATCAGAACAATTGGAGTGAACAATATGAGTTGCAATTCAAAAAATATACTGATTTACGGCAACCGACTATAACTTCTGTAAAAAGTAATTTGGATTTATTTCCATCTGAAAATAGATATGTTGTAAAAGGAACGTACGAATTAATCAATAATGCCGAAAAACCAATTGATAGTTTACTCCTATATATAGATCGAAATTCCAAATTAACTTCAATTGAAATTCCGAACTCTAAAAAGTTAAATGATGTTTCAGAATTCAATCATTATTGGTTTCGATTAGAAAAATCACTTTTACGGCATCAGAAAATGAAGATTTCGTTTTCGTTTGAATCAACTTGGTCGCCGTTTAAAGGTCATACTTCTTTTAATTCGATTATCGAAAATGGCTCTTTCATGCGAATAAGTCGTTATTATCCTTATTTTGGTTATCAGGATTCTAACGAAATTGAAAGTAAAAAAGAACGTTTAAAAAGACATTTACCCGCTCAAAGTCCGCTTAAAAAACTGGAAGATAAATCGATAGTTCCATATAATTTTATTGATTATGAAACTGTTGTTTCTACTTCTCAAAATCAAACTGCAATAGGAATTGGTGATTTAATTGGAAAATGGAGAAAAGGCGATCGTAATTACTTTCATTATAAATCAAATGGAAAAATTCCATTTCGATTTGCTTTTTCTTCTGCCGAATATAAAATTCAAAAAACAGTTTATAAAGGTATTTCTATTGAAGTTTATTACGATGCGCGACATTCCAGAAATGTTCCGAAACTTATAAAAGATATAGAAAACACAGTAGATTATTGCCAAAACAACTTTGGCAAATATCCATACAAAACAATTCGTTATGCCGAAATTTCTGCTTTCGTTAATGGTTTTGCGGCGACTTCATATCCTTCGACGGTTTTTATGAAAGAGAATTTTGGTTTTTACAGTGATTTAAATCATCGTGATAAAGAAGATATTATCAATCAATTAACGGCACATGAATTATCGCACGAATGGTGGGGAAATTCACAGATTAGTCCGGAACAGAAAGAGGGAAGCTGGATTTTGACCGAAACTTTAGCGCAATACACGGAACTGATGCTTTATGAAAAAGAACATGGATTGGAAAAAGCGCTGGAAACTTTAAAAATTCATCTCGATTTGTATTTAAGCAGCCGAAGTTGTGATCCTGAAATGCCTCTTTATAAAACAAATTACGACACGCCACATTTACCTTATGATAAAGGAATGCTTGTAATACATCAATTGCGAATGTTAATTGGAGAAGAAAAAGTCAATCTAGCTTTGAGAAATTTCTTAAATCATTATAAATTTCCAAACCAAACGCCGGATTCCGAAGATTTATTAAAAGAGATTTATTTAGTTACCAATCCTAAACTGCATTATAAACTGGATGAAATGTTCAAACAAATTATTACATATTCATCAAATGTAGTTTCGGTTGAGAGTCGAAAGAAAAACGGTTTTTATGAAGTTTCCTTTAAAGTGAATTCTGAAAAATATTCTGAGAATGCAACCGGAAAACGAAAACTGATTGCAAACGATTCAATAATAGATATTGGAGTTTATGATGAAAACGGAAAATTATTTTCTTATCCATTTTCGATAAAAAATAATTCGGTTGAAGGGAAAATCAAACTTAAAACCAAACCTCAACGCATTATTGTTGATCCGTATTTAAAGAATATCGATACTTTTTATAAGGATAACGAAAAGGAAATTAATTAG
- a CDS encoding DUF2975 domain-containing protein → MKTTHIVSRILFYVTRFLAILYFTLSSYSLLTLSTGWFLNFKDNGKYFQICYPFTEHPIMLGDYNLPYIIFEFLSPLSLYGLFFLLISNVFKVFFQPKLFTENGIKHLRRFYLSNLFLPGIIIFLASIFVSLDNEVSIFIVLHFMLGVFAYFLAAIFKQGLNLQNEQDLFI, encoded by the coding sequence ATGAAAACCACTCATATTGTTTCGAGAATATTATTCTACGTTACCCGATTTCTGGCTATTCTATATTTTACATTATCATCTTACTCTTTACTTACTTTAAGTACGGGATGGTTTTTGAATTTTAAAGACAATGGCAAGTATTTTCAGATTTGTTATCCTTTTACGGAACATCCTATAATGTTGGGCGATTATAACCTTCCTTATATCATTTTTGAATTTCTGTCTCCTTTGAGTCTTTATGGACTTTTCTTTTTGTTGATTAGTAACGTATTTAAAGTATTTTTCCAACCTAAATTATTTACTGAAAATGGCATTAAACATTTAAGACGATTTTATTTGTCCAATTTATTCTTGCCGGGGATTATTATATTTCTTGCTTCTATTTTTGTTTCGCTGGATAATGAGGTCTCTATATTTATTGTATTACATTTTATGCTGGGTGTATTTGCTTATTTTCTGGCAGCTATTTTTAAACAAGGATTAAACCTTCAGAACGAACAAGACTTATTTATATAA
- a CDS encoding ABC transporter ATP-binding protein has product MNSLSIKNLSKTYENGTQAINDVSLEITNGMFGLLGPNGAGKSTLMRTVAALQEPTSGSIVFNGINILEKPMYIRENLGYLPQEFGVYPKISAYRLLDHLAILKGIVNKQERHDQILTLLQQTNLLQHKDKAVHSFSGGMRQRFGIAQALLGNPKIIIVDEPTAGLDPEERNRFNNLLSEIGESIIVLLSTHIVEDVQDLCTKMAIISNGKLILEGNPNETITLLKDKIWMKAIHKSELQDYQTNFNIISSHLNSGKLNIHVFADQQPDSGFDLISPDLSDVYFSVLAQNQFKK; this is encoded by the coding sequence ATGAACAGTTTATCAATCAAAAATCTCAGCAAAACGTATGAGAACGGCACACAGGCAATCAATGATGTGTCTCTGGAAATTACGAACGGAATGTTTGGCTTATTGGGACCAAACGGAGCCGGAAAGTCTACTTTAATGCGAACTGTTGCGGCTTTGCAGGAACCAACTTCGGGAAGTATTGTCTTTAACGGAATCAATATTCTGGAAAAACCAATGTATATAAGAGAAAATCTGGGATATCTACCACAGGAATTTGGCGTTTATCCTAAAATTTCGGCTTATCGTTTATTGGATCATTTGGCAATTTTGAAGGGAATTGTCAATAAACAAGAAAGACACGATCAGATTCTGACTTTATTACAACAAACCAATTTACTGCAACACAAAGATAAAGCAGTTCACTCCTTTTCTGGCGGAATGCGTCAGCGTTTTGGAATTGCTCAGGCTTTATTGGGAAATCCGAAGATTATTATTGTCGATGAACCTACAGCGGGACTTGATCCTGAAGAAAGAAATCGTTTCAATAATCTTTTAAGCGAAATTGGCGAAAGCATTATTGTACTTTTATCAACTCATATTGTCGAAGATGTTCAGGATTTGTGTACCAAGATGGCGATTATCTCAAACGGAAAATTGATTCTGGAAGGAAATCCAAATGAAACAATTACTTTATTAAAGGATAAAATCTGGATGAAAGCGATTCATAAATCTGAATTGCAGGATTATCAAACGAATTTCAACATTATATCCTCGCATTTGAATTCGGGTAAACTAAATATTCATGTTTTTGCAGATCAACAACCGGATTCTGGTTTCGACTTAATTTCTCCTGATTTAAGTGATGTTTATTTTAGTGTTTTAGCTCAAAATCAATTTAAAAAGTAG
- a CDS encoding sigma 54-interacting response regulator, translating into MKTNSGGINNTSEKAFKKRILIVEDQFIEAHDLQLILEKANYEVTGIARSVDQALEQIQNEKPDLVFVDIMLKGARNGIDLAQILKENRIGFIYISANSSKSILDQAKTTQPYGFIVKPFREQDVLTTLEIAFYRQEYSLESQLVQQLELQNGINEIVNSDLKKEEALLAFAKTIQSFISFDYLEVGFLNTTNYDNLGIMRKSIDDYQIISSEKLSKIADVSVKELNETYKKSKPDAKPIIYSEEALINNFQEAPIKSLISHNFGIKSYLVFPITIASVQRFYFTFYSRNFSVYSDENLKLLSNLESNLLQFVNKAYSGGAPNLDEKVKKETVNKNLNVDKKAVGFEGIIGNSSHMITVFDYIRKVAPSDTSVLVLGESGTGKEKIAQSIHALSPRKDKPLVIINCGAIPENLAESLLFGHERGAFTGALDKRIGKFELADGGTIFLDEIGEMPLELQVKLLRVLQEREIERIGGKAPLKIDVRIIAATNKNLEEEVAAGRFRMDLYYRLHVFPIMVPPLKKRKEDIPELARYFTQVYSEKMGRKTPSLSDDALQQIMNYNWPGNIRELEHVIQRAILLTDGNTIKEIEFSPSSKMHPDQTNESFSIKTILENERDYILYILKKCNGKISGTGGAAEILDIHPSTLNSKIKKLEIKRELN; encoded by the coding sequence ATGAAAACGAATTCCGGTGGAATAAATAATACATCTGAAAAGGCATTTAAAAAGAGAATTTTAATTGTTGAAGATCAATTTATTGAAGCGCATGATTTGCAATTAATACTCGAAAAAGCAAATTATGAAGTTACCGGAATTGCACGTTCTGTTGATCAGGCTTTGGAGCAAATTCAGAATGAAAAGCCCGATTTAGTTTTTGTGGATATTATGTTAAAAGGAGCTCGAAACGGAATAGATCTTGCTCAGATTCTAAAAGAAAACCGAATTGGATTCATATACATTTCGGCAAATTCCAGTAAAAGTATTTTAGATCAGGCAAAAACGACACAACCTTACGGATTTATCGTTAAACCATTTAGAGAACAAGATGTTTTAACTACGCTTGAGATTGCATTTTATCGTCAGGAATATAGTTTAGAATCACAATTAGTGCAGCAATTAGAGCTTCAAAACGGAATTAATGAAATTGTAAATTCTGATTTAAAAAAGGAAGAAGCGCTTTTGGCATTTGCAAAAACGATACAATCTTTTATTTCGTTTGATTATTTAGAAGTTGGTTTTCTTAATACAACCAATTATGATAATTTGGGTATTATGCGAAAAAGCATAGACGATTATCAAATTATCAGTTCAGAAAAACTGTCCAAAATAGCAGATGTTTCTGTAAAAGAATTAAATGAAACTTACAAAAAATCAAAACCAGATGCCAAACCTATTATATATAGTGAGGAAGCTTTGATTAATAATTTTCAGGAAGCACCAATAAAAAGTTTAATATCTCATAATTTCGGAATCAAATCTTATTTGGTTTTTCCAATTACAATTGCGTCAGTTCAAAGATTTTATTTTACTTTTTACAGTAGAAACTTCAGCGTATATTCAGATGAAAATTTAAAATTGCTATCAAATTTAGAAAGTAATTTGCTTCAGTTTGTGAATAAAGCCTATTCAGGAGGAGCTCCAAATTTGGATGAAAAAGTTAAAAAAGAAACCGTAAATAAGAATTTAAATGTTGATAAAAAGGCAGTTGGTTTCGAAGGAATTATAGGAAACAGCAGTCATATGATAACTGTTTTTGATTATATTCGAAAAGTTGCTCCATCAGATACTTCTGTTTTAGTTTTAGGCGAAAGCGGAACTGGAAAAGAAAAAATTGCCCAAAGTATTCATGCGCTTTCTCCTAGAAAAGATAAACCTTTGGTGATTATAAATTGTGGCGCCATTCCGGAAAATCTTGCAGAATCTTTGCTTTTTGGACATGAAAGAGGTGCTTTTACCGGAGCTTTAGACAAGCGAATTGGTAAATTTGAATTAGCAGACGGAGGAACTATTTTTCTGGATGAAATAGGAGAGATGCCATTAGAACTTCAGGTTAAATTATTGCGTGTTTTGCAAGAAAGAGAAATCGAACGTATTGGCGGGAAAGCTCCTCTGAAAATTGATGTGAGAATTATTGCGGCAACTAATAAAAACTTAGAAGAAGAAGTTGCAGCCGGACGATTTAGAATGGATTTGTATTATCGTTTGCATGTTTTTCCAATTATGGTTCCGCCATTAAAAAAACGAAAAGAAGATATTCCGGAATTGGCACGTTATTTTACGCAAGTTTACAGCGAGAAAATGGGCAGAAAAACACCTTCACTTTCAGATGATGCTTTACAGCAGATTATGAATTATAATTGGCCGGGAAATATTAGAGAATTAGAACACGTAATACAACGCGCCATTTTATTGACGGACGGAAATACAATTAAAGAAATCGAATTTTCGCCATCTTCAAAAATGCATCCTGATCAGACAAACGAGTCATTTTCGATTAAAACTATTCTGGAAAATGAACGAGATTATATTCTATATATTCTGAAAAAATGCAACGGAAAAATCTCAGGAACCGGCGGTGCAGCAGAAATTCTGGATATTCATCCTTCGACATTAAATTCGAAAATCAAAAAACTGGAAATCAAAAGAGAATTAAATTAA
- a CDS encoding helix-turn-helix transcriptional regulator translates to MPIIVNVDVMLAKRKMQSKELAEKLGITPANLSILKTGKAKGIRFDTLESICKILDCQPGDILEYVSE, encoded by the coding sequence ATGCCAATAATTGTAAACGTTGATGTCATGCTTGCGAAACGTAAGATGCAAAGTAAAGAGTTGGCTGAAAAACTAGGAATTACGCCTGCCAATTTATCGATACTTAAAACCGGAAAAGCCAAAGGTATCCGTTTTGATACTCTTGAGTCAATATGTAAAATATTAGATTGCCAGCCTGGTGATATTTTAGAGTACGTAAGCGAGTAA
- a CDS encoding LLM class flavin-dependent oxidoreductase, whose protein sequence is MKNPISVSILELAIITQDSNAAETFQKTKDIAQLADQLGYKRFWLAEHHNMAHVASSATVVLIGFIASQTKNIRVGSGGIMLPNHSPLIVAEQFGTLETLYPNRIDLGLGRAPGTDQPTAEAIRKDFFEQAQRFPANVSKLQDYFSVENATAKVRAFPAEGTNIPIWILGSSMESAALAAAYGLPYAFAGHFAPRQMIQAFEFYRENFQASDVLDKPKTMACVNIIAADTNEEAEFLSTSLYQMFLNLIRNDRKGLQPPVPSLDDIMGEEERFHVDQMTACTFTGNKERLIIDLKKFIDYSRIDELMVTSPIFDHQAKLKSIQITKEVIDSLN, encoded by the coding sequence ATGAAAAACCCAATTTCAGTTTCTATACTAGAACTCGCTATTATCACACAAGATAGCAATGCAGCCGAAACATTTCAAAAAACAAAAGACATAGCGCAACTCGCAGATCAATTAGGATACAAGCGTTTTTGGCTTGCCGAACATCATAATATGGCGCACGTTGCCAGTTCAGCAACAGTAGTCTTAATAGGTTTTATTGCAAGTCAGACAAAAAACATCCGCGTAGGTTCTGGCGGAATCATGTTACCAAATCATTCTCCTTTAATAGTAGCAGAACAATTTGGAACATTAGAAACGCTTTACCCAAACCGAATTGACTTAGGTTTAGGAAGAGCGCCAGGAACAGATCAGCCAACAGCCGAAGCTATTCGGAAAGACTTTTTTGAGCAAGCACAGCGTTTTCCGGCAAATGTATCCAAGCTTCAGGATTATTTTTCGGTAGAAAATGCCACAGCAAAAGTTCGCGCATTTCCGGCCGAAGGCACAAACATTCCAATTTGGATTTTAGGTTCAAGCATGGAAAGTGCTGCTCTTGCCGCGGCATATGGTTTGCCTTACGCATTCGCCGGACATTTTGCACCACGCCAAATGATTCAGGCATTTGAGTTTTATCGCGAGAATTTCCAAGCTTCAGATGTTTTAGATAAACCTAAAACAATGGCTTGTGTTAATATAATTGCCGCAGATACAAACGAAGAAGCCGAATTTTTGTCGACGAGCTTGTATCAAATGTTTCTTAACCTGATTCGTAATGATCGCAAAGGTTTGCAGCCGCCAGTTCCGTCTCTGGACGATATCATGGGCGAAGAAGAACGTTTTCATGTCGATCAAATGACTGCATGTACCTTTACGGGAAACAAAGAGCGGTTAATAATCGATCTTAAAAAGTTCATCGACTATTCCAGAATTGATGAGTTGATGGTAACCAGTCCAATCTTCGATCATCAAGCCAAACTAAAAAGTATTCAAATCACCAAAGAAGTAATCGACAGTTTAAATTAA
- a CDS encoding polysaccharide deacetylase family protein yields MKIPQLEIKTFLSIAFLLINGIFVCSANTPILKMDSLQPKLISFKIKSKSADKIKIQASALKFNKHLAYSFTVDDGYRSTYLTAFPLLNGGKISGKEISEWKNDQGGDGTTSKGLFYTNNLGTKIPFKLGLAINGAAIGDFSASRGHLSWAEVKEMYDAGWDVLNHGFHHATKHGTNFLTEVTENTASIKQNLGFVISQFVVPGGESDPGYQLEYERDALANGSFSVASYVGSGPIIDVKEKVNLDKMIYARTFVQSSKDTIGFKTMDRYLKTLDSVAKLPNPVWYNAFTHGVGNQNLWNLSMRFPDFKYFMTTIANKYGVKGDDSIWMAPWQEVYEYIWLRDRIKINYEQNNKDGIVTIELPEIPETFRYRAISLAIDTPDKFEIEANSTDFKISSDGKTKHKLITIELK; encoded by the coding sequence ATGAAAATACCACAACTCGAAATCAAAACATTTTTATCAATAGCTTTTCTTCTCATTAATGGAATATTTGTTTGCTCGGCAAATACGCCAATTCTGAAAATGGATTCGCTACAACCAAAATTGATTTCATTTAAAATAAAATCAAAGTCAGCTGACAAAATAAAAATTCAAGCTTCGGCTTTAAAATTCAATAAACATTTAGCCTATAGTTTTACTGTTGATGACGGTTATCGATCAACTTATCTAACGGCTTTTCCTTTATTGAATGGAGGAAAAATAAGCGGTAAAGAAATTAGCGAATGGAAAAACGATCAAGGCGGAGACGGAACAACTTCAAAAGGACTTTTTTATACCAATAATCTGGGAACTAAGATTCCGTTTAAATTAGGTTTAGCCATTAACGGCGCGGCAATTGGAGATTTCTCCGCTTCACGAGGACATCTTTCGTGGGCAGAAGTAAAGGAAATGTATGATGCGGGTTGGGATGTTTTGAATCATGGTTTTCATCATGCAACCAAACACGGAACTAATTTTTTGACTGAAGTAACCGAAAATACAGCTTCTATAAAACAAAATTTAGGTTTTGTAATATCTCAGTTTGTAGTTCCTGGCGGCGAGAGCGATCCTGGATATCAATTAGAATATGAAAGAGACGCATTGGCAAATGGTTCTTTTTCTGTCGCTTCTTATGTAGGTTCAGGACCAATAATTGATGTAAAGGAAAAAGTAAATCTTGATAAAATGATTTATGCCAGAACATTTGTTCAAAGTTCAAAAGATACAATTGGGTTTAAAACTATGGATCGCTATTTGAAAACATTGGATTCAGTTGCAAAATTACCGAATCCTGTTTGGTACAACGCATTCACTCACGGAGTTGGAAATCAAAATCTTTGGAATTTAAGCATGCGTTTTCCCGATTTTAAATATTTTATGACCACAATTGCCAATAAATATGGAGTAAAAGGAGATGATAGTATTTGGATGGCGCCTTGGCAGGAAGTTTACGAATATATTTGGCTTCGTGATAGAATCAAAATTAATTACGAGCAAAATAATAAAGATGGAATAGTAACAATTGAACTTCCTGAAATTCCCGAAACATTTAGATATCGTGCTATTTCGTTAGCAATTGATACACCAGATAAATTTGAAATAGAAGCCAATTCAACAGATTTCAAGATTTCTAGCGATGGAAAAACAAAGCATAAATTAATTACAATTGAGTTGAAATAA
- a CDS encoding alpha/beta hydrolase, with protein MYLSNTRTIVFITGAFVSHSCWQEWIVFFENKGYKTVAPPWPYKNELAETLRSEHPDSKIAQLRLNILIGYYTEIIEKLPEKPILIGHSYGGLLTQLLIQKELAAAGVCLHSFPPRGVITTKFSFYKATWKSLGFFSSAKKTYLMSFKEWQFAFANGMEFEEQKESYEKLAIPESKQVIRDIIISNSAKINFKKPHVPILFLSGSNDNIIPSSLNYSNFKKYKNVHSITCYKEFENKNHFVLGQLNWQETADFIVNWLEKISLI; from the coding sequence ATGTACCTATCTAATACAAGAACTATTGTGTTTATTACGGGAGCGTTTGTGAGTCATTCTTGCTGGCAGGAATGGATTGTTTTTTTTGAAAATAAAGGATACAAAACCGTTGCTCCGCCGTGGCCTTACAAAAATGAATTGGCCGAAACTTTAAGAAGTGAACATCCGGATTCTAAAATTGCTCAACTGCGATTAAACATCTTAATAGGGTATTATACGGAGATTATCGAAAAACTTCCTGAAAAACCCATTTTAATCGGACATTCTTATGGTGGTCTTTTGACACAATTATTGATTCAAAAAGAACTTGCTGCCGCGGGAGTTTGCCTGCATTCTTTTCCTCCGAGAGGTGTTATTACGACAAAATTTTCATTTTATAAAGCCACATGGAAATCTTTGGGCTTTTTCTCCTCTGCAAAAAAGACCTATTTAATGTCGTTTAAAGAATGGCAATTTGCCTTTGCAAACGGAATGGAGTTTGAAGAACAGAAAGAATCCTATGAAAAATTGGCAATTCCGGAATCTAAGCAAGTAATACGTGATATAATAATTTCAAATTCGGCTAAAATTAATTTTAAAAAACCACACGTTCCAATACTTTTTTTATCAGGTTCCAATGATAATATTATACCGTCGTCGCTTAATTATTCTAATTTTAAAAAGTACAAAAATGTGCATTCTATAACTTGTTATAAAGAATTTGAAAATAAAAATCATTTCGTTCTTGGACAATTGAACTGGCAAGAAACGGCTGATTTCATTGTCAATTGGCTGGAGAAAATCAGTTTAATTTAA